A genomic stretch from Arachis stenosperma cultivar V10309 chromosome 3, arast.V10309.gnm1.PFL2, whole genome shotgun sequence includes:
- the LOC130968003 gene encoding LOW QUALITY PROTEIN: pentatricopeptide repeat-containing protein At2g21090 (The sequence of the model RefSeq protein was modified relative to this genomic sequence to represent the inferred CDS: substituted 1 base at 1 genomic stop codon), which produces MPSPLSFSPLNKLKRFKSLKLCISKSLLNAPSLYDAVSSLDHFHPKGIRLPSRVLAILLRHCSASKSYREGKLVHLHLKLTGFKRPTTYLANHLICMYFSCGDFVSARKVFDKMEARNLYSWNNMISGYVKLGMMKQARGVFDRMPERDFVSWNTMIVGYARNGVFGEALRFYGELRRLCIGYNGFSFASVLIVCVKMKDFELSRQVHAQVLVVGFLTNVVVSSSIVDAYAKCGKMKEARRLFDEMPVRDIPAWTTLVSGYAACGNMESAAEVFCEMPQKNSYSWTSLIGGYAKNGMGHEALRVFRKMIQHRVRPDKYTFHSCFLACAIIASLKHGKQLHSYLVQNNIRPNTVVVSAIINMYSKCGSLETAKTVFNINGNKQDLVLWNSMISALTYCGSGIEAIMMLNDMLRSGVKPDKATFVSILNACSHSGLVQEGLQFFMSMTSEHGVVPDQEHYACLVNLLHRAGCFNESGNDLQVMDHKPGEHVENSSHDLSRKLESTKLEREVHKFPIRLQLQSTAAYLLLSSVYVALVKRGSLEKMRQIMHEQCLRLNQAVTXVQIENKVHAFAVPDG; this is translated from the coding sequence atGCCATCGCCTCTCTCCTTCTCACCCCTCAACAAGCTCAAGCGCTTCAAATCCCTCAAGCTCTGCATTTCAAAGTCCCTCCTCAACGCTCCTTCCCTCTACGACGCCGTTTCATCTCTCGATCACTTCCACCCTAAGGGCATTCGCTTACCTTCTCGTGTTCTCGCCATCCTCTTGCGCCATTGCTCCGCCTCCAAATCCTACCGTGAGGGTAAATTGGTCCATTTGCATCTCAAGCTCACCGGTTTCAAACGCCCCACTACGTATTTGGCCAACCATTTGATCTGTATGTACTTTAGTTGCGGCGATTTTGTTAGTGCCCGCAAGGTGTTCGACAAAATGGAGGCTAGAAATTTGTACTCTTGGAACAATATGATTTCTGGGTATGTGAAATTGGGCATGATGAAGCAGGCTCGGGGTGTGTTTGATAGAATGCCTGAGAGGGATTTCGTGTCGTGGAATACGATGATTGTTGGGTATGCGCGTAATGGGGTGTTTGGTGAGGCTCTGAGGTTTTATGGGGAGTTGAGGAGATTGTGTATTGGGTATAATGGGTTTAGTTTTGCAAGTGTGTTGATTGTTTGTGTGAAGATGAAGGACTTTGAGCTTTCTAGGCAGGTTCATGCGCAggttttggttgttggattttTGACCAATGTAGTTGTATCCAGCTCGATTGTTGACGCTTATGCAAAGTGTGGAAAGATGAAGGAGGCGAGGAGATTGTTTGATGAGATGCCCGTGAGGGATATCCCTGCTTGGACAACACTAGTTTCGGGTTATGCAGCATGTGGGAACATGGAATCAGCTGCTGAAGTTTTTTGTGAGATGCCACAGAAGAATTCTTATTCATGGACATCGCTGATTGGAGGTTATGCTAAAAACGGTATGGGTCATGAAGCTCTTCGAGTGTTTAGAAAGATGATCCAGCATCGAGTTAGACCTGATAAGTATACATTCCATAGTTGCTTCTTGGCTTGTGCTATTATTGCTTCATTGAAACATGGTAAACAATTACATTCATATTTGGTGCAAAATAACATCAGACCTAATACTGTTGTTGTTAGTGCTATTATTAACATGTATTCAAAATGTGGAAGTTTGGAAACTGCCAAGACAGTGTTCAATATAAATGGAAATAAGCAAGATTTAGTATTGTGGAACTCAATGATATCGGCACTGACTTACTGTGGCTCTGGTATAGAAGCAATTATGATGCTAAACGATATGCTAAGATCAGGAGTGAAGCCAGACAAGGCCACTTTTGTTTCAATTCTTAATGCTTGCAGTCACTCAGGTCTTGTGCAGGAAGGGCTTCAGTTTTTCATGTCCATGACTAGTGAGCATGGTGTTGTCCCAGACCAAGAACACTATGCATGCTTAGTTAATCTGTTGCATCGCGCTGGATGCTTTAATGAATCAGGAAATGATCTACAAGTGATGGATCACAAGCCAGGTGAGCATGTTGAGAATAGTTCGCATGATCTATCGAGAAAGCTTGAAAGTACAAAACTTGAAAGAGAAGTACATAAATTCCCTATTAGATTGCAGCTTCAATCCACTGCTGCTTACTTGTTACTTTCAAGTGTGTATGTTGCACTCGTGAAAAGGGGGTCTCTTGAGAAAATGAGACAGATTATGCATGAGCAATGTTTGAGGCTCAATCAAGCCGTCACTTGAGTTCAAATTGAAAACAAGGTTCACGCTTTCGCTGTACCAGATGGGTGA
- the LOC130969792 gene encoding dirigent protein 23, translating into MSKQIVLMILMVTISVMRGIQCMQLKAGNWGVSVKSEKETVTNLQFYFHDTLSGQNPSAIQVAQPLDKNKSTLTMFGSIMMADDPLTETSNPKSKLVGRAQGLYGSSCQQELGLLMALSFSFTDGPYNGSSFALMGKNSAMSPVREMPIVGGTGLFRMARGYALAHTVWLNPTNGDAIVGYNVTLVH; encoded by the coding sequence ATGTCAAAGCAAATTGTGTTGATGATATTGATGGTTACAATAAGTGTAATGCGAGGGATTCAATGCATGCAATTGAAGGCAGGGAATTGGGGTGTGAGTGTTAAGTCCGAGAAGGAGACAGTGACAAACCTTCAATTCTATTTCCACGACACACTCAGCGGACAAAATCCAAGTGCCATTCAGGTGGCTCAGCCACTTGACAAGAACAAGTCCACACTCACCATGTTTGGTTCCATCATGATGGCTGATGATCCCTTGACCGAAACGTCCAACCCAAAGTCTAAGCTAGTGGGCCGGGCGCAAGGTCTGTATGGATCGTCTTGCCAACAAGAATTAGGCCTATTGATGGCCTTGAGTTTCTCATTCACGGATGGGCCTTACAATGGGAGCTCGTTTGCGCTCATGGGGAAGAACTCCGCCATGAGCCCGGTTCGCGAGATGCCCATTGTAGGGGGCACCGGACTCTTCCGAATGGCGCGTGGCTATGCACTCGCCCATACTGTCTGGTTGAATCCCACCAATGGCGATGCCATTGTTGGCTACAATGTCACCCTCGTCCATTaa